In the Sarcophilus harrisii chromosome 3, mSarHar1.11, whole genome shotgun sequence genome, one interval contains:
- the SLC6A16 gene encoding orphan sodium- and chloride-dependent neurotransmitter transporter NTT5 → MTLCLVKTPGAFCWSRDSSPSRPSEAGPSGRMESEPGTSELLEGDGTDNRETWNNRVQYIMAQVGCCVGLGAIWRFPSLCHKNGGGAFLFPYMLLLFTLGFPLVFLEMALGQNLRVNVWTKIHPKMWGVGLACSMVCFLTIVYYNVFIAWGIFYLSNSFQYPLPWSRCPEANSSMPSPGCACTRPATYFWFCRTLEISSSIKESQGFVPSLGLCILVVWLTVTLLSIQGLKCQGKILCFSVTVPFVILLCFLVRSFLLEGSVYGLRHLMFTRFSAMASPKVWHEAGTQVFFNLGLGFGTLVVLSSYTSRDSNSAQDAFILVFASLTACLLATQVVFSMLGFRASVTIRQCSIQNTAKLEQLIKMGKLPPEASPPPEMQSKPIKTFTIWLYKLETPLRNKILEHVTDCNLDKELIYNKEGPALIFVAFAEAIAHFSSTPIWSVVFFLMIVSLGLTTSLALMRAIRVPLQDTFPCLRSSSWTVTMSISCLGFLVSLLFTQRSGFYLLTIFDDFVVSVILFVVVLFENVSVAWFYGAKRFLNEIQDIIGFRVSLMHDYLMRFFTLLGIAILTVCSMVELVVKDHTYQSWDKYTGTKAQLFYPTWAIVLGFSLAFVTFLPILVGMFKCLKKSSVSPMPKSLYPELPGMSSIHESVQDPQAGPSKI, encoded by the exons ATGACCCTGTGCCTGGTGAAAACCCCTGGGGCCTTCTGCTGGAGTCGAGATTCTTCTCCTTCCAGACCATCAGAAGCAG GCCCTTCTGGTAGGATGGAGTCTGAGCCGGGCACCTCCGAGCTGCTGGAGGGGGACGGCACGGACAACAGGGAGACCTGGAACAACAGAGTCCAGTACATCATGGCGCAGGTGGGCTGCTGTGTGGGCCTGGGCGCCATCTGGAGATTCCCTTCTCTGTGCCACAAGAATGGAGGCG GGGCCTTCCTTTTCCCCTATATGCTGCTGCTTTTCACCCTGGGCTTCCCCTTGGTGTTCTTGGAGATGGCTTTGGGGCAGAACCTTCGTGTAAACGTCTGGACAAAGATCCACCCCAAGATGTGGGGCGTGGGCCTGGCCTGCAGCATG GTGTGCTTCTTGACGATTGTCTACTATAACGTGTTCATCGCCTGGGGCATCTTCTACCTCAGCAACAGCTTCCAGTACCCGCTGCCCTGGAGCCGATGCCCGGAAGCGAACAGCAGCATGCCCA GTCCTGGCTGCGCCTGCACCAGGCCGGCCACCTATTTCTGGTTCTGTCGGACGCTGGAGATCAGCAGCAGCATCAAGGAGAGCCAGGGCTTCGTCCCCAGCCTCGGCCTGTGCATCCTGGTGGTCTGGCTCACAGTCACGCTCCTCTCCATTCAGGGCCTGAAGTGCCAGGGGAAG ATCCTCTGCTTCTCCGTGACGGTCCCCTTCGTCATCCTGCTCTGCTTCCTCGTCCGGAGCTTCCTGCTGGAAGGCTCCGTCTACGGCCTCCGCCACTTGATGTTCACCAGG TTTTCGGCCATGGCGTCCCCGAAGGTGTGGCACGAGGCCGGGACGCAGGTGTTCTTCAACTTGGGGCTGGGCTTCGGCACCCTCGTGGTCCTGTCCTCCTACACGAGCAGGGACAGCAACAGCGCCCAGGACGCCTTCATCCTGGTGTTCGCCAGCCTGACCGCCTGCCTGCTGGCCACCCAGGTGGTGTTCAGTATGCTGGGCTTCCGGGCCTCCGTCACCATCCGCCAATGCAGCATCCA GAACACTGCGAAATTGGAGCAGCTGATCAAAATGGGGAAGCTGCCCCCAGAGGCGAGCCCTCCCCCAGAAATGCAGAGCAAGCCAATCAAAACATTCACCATATGGCTCTACAAACTTGAGACACCCCTGAGGAATAAGATTTTGGAGCACGTAACGGACTGCAACTTGGACAAGGAACTCATATAT AACAAGGAAGGCCCCGCCCTGATCTTCGTGGCCTTCGCCGAGGCCATAGCCCACTTCTCCTCGACCCCCATCTGGTCGGTCGTCTTCTTCCTGATGATCGTCAGCCTGGGGCTGACCACTTCCCTGGCGCTGATGCGGGCCATCCGGGTCCCCCTGCAGGACACCTTCCCCTGCCTCCGAAGCTCCTCTTGGACCGTCACGA TGAGCATCAGCTGCCTGGGCTTCCTAGTCAGCCTCCTCTTCACCCAGCGCTCTGGCTTCTACCTCCTGACCATCTTCGATGACTTCGTggtttctgtgattctttttgttgtggtcctctttgagaatgttAGCGTGGCCTGGTTCTACGGGGCTAAGAG GTTCTTGAATGAAATACAGGACATCATAGGCTTTAGGGTCAGCCTCATGCACGATTACCTGATGCGCTTCTTCACCTTGCTGGGGATAGCGATCCTGACTGTGTGCAGCATGGTAGAGCTGGTGGTGAAGGATCATACCTACCAATCCTGGGACAAGTACACT GGCACAAAGGCGCAGCTCTTCTACCCGACGTGGGCCATCGTCCTGGGCTTTAGCCTGGCCTTCGTGACCTTCCTGCCCATCCTGGTCGGCATGTTCAAGTGTCTCAAGAAGTCCTCCGTGTCCCCAATGCCCAAAAGTCTGTACCCCGAGCTTCCTGGGATGTCCTCCATTCATGAGTCAGTCCAGGATCCACAAGCAGGCCCCTCCAAAATCTGA